One genomic region from Methanocaldococcus fervens AG86 encodes:
- a CDS encoding acyl-CoA dehydratase activase: protein MILGIDVGSTTTKMVLMEKDKIVWYKIEDIGVVIDEDILLKMVKEVEERYPIDKIVATGYGRHKVSFADKVVPEVIALGKGARYFFNDVDGVVDIGGQDTKVLKINNEGKVLDFILSDKCAAGTGKFLEKALDILKIDKNDINKYKSDSVAKISSMCAVFAESEIISLLSKKIPKEEILMGVYESTINRIIPMVNKLKIQNIVFSGGVAKNKVLTEMFEKKLNKKLLIPEEPQIVCCVGAIQL from the coding sequence ATGATTTTGGGAATAGATGTTGGTTCTACAACAACTAAAATGGTTTTAATGGAAAAAGACAAAATAGTTTGGTATAAAATAGAGGATATTGGGGTTGTTATTGACGAAGATATTTTGTTAAAAATGGTTAAAGAAGTTGAGGAAAGATATCCGATAGATAAGATTGTAGCAACTGGATATGGTAGGCATAAGGTTAGCTTTGCAGATAAAGTAGTTCCAGAAGTTATAGCCTTAGGAAAAGGGGCAAGGTATTTCTTTAATGATGTGGATGGCGTTGTAGATATTGGGGGACAGGATACAAAAGTTTTAAAAATTAACAATGAAGGAAAAGTTTTAGATTTTATCTTATCAGATAAATGTGCCGCTGGAACTGGAAAATTTTTGGAAAAGGCTTTAGATATTTTAAAAATTGATAAAAATGATATAAATAAATATAAATCGGATAGTGTTGCTAAAATATCGTCAATGTGTGCTGTTTTTGCTGAAAGCGAGATAATAAGCTTACTATCTAAAAAAATTCCAAAGGAAGAGATTTTAATGGGAGTTTATGAGAGTACAATAAATAGAATTATTCCGATGGTGAATAAGCTTAAAATACAAAATATAGTGTTCAGTGGTGGAGTTGCTAAAAATAAGGTATTGACAGAGATGTTTGAGAAAAAATTAAATAAAAAACTTTTAATTCCAGAAGAACCACAAATTGTCTGCTGTGTTGGAGCTATACAACTATAA
- a CDS encoding DUF366 family protein, whose protein sequence is MDFEVYNSEYMSIIFVKDKLNYTGKEIEPLWAFKTFDVQKDSIVVFRGKMEVSQEEMKDLKDIKREKDIETPIKSEDAINFIVEHFDSIDLKTIYLRQRLLVFIAKEVIESYNIKLRREGDDLYFEDKKLSVCIACKGTVSAKIHLGINVKSKGAEHVKIVGLEDLGIKDIDEVMKSIAIKYAEEIDKIERDLRKTLPLK, encoded by the coding sequence ATGGATTTTGAAGTTTATAATTCTGAATACATGTCGATAATCTTTGTTAAAGACAAATTAAATTATACTGGGAAAGAGATAGAGCCATTATGGGCATTTAAAACATTTGATGTCCAAAAAGATAGTATAGTTGTTTTTAGAGGAAAAATGGAAGTTTCTCAGGAAGAGATGAAAGATTTAAAAGATATTAAGAGAGAAAAAGATATAGAAACTCCAATAAAATCGGAAGATGCAATAAATTTTATTGTGGAACATTTTGATTCAATTGATTTAAAAACAATATATTTAAGGCAGAGATTATTGGTTTTTATAGCAAAAGAGGTTATTGAAAGCTATAATATAAAGTTAAGAAGGGAAGGGGATGATTTATACTTTGAAGATAAAAAGTTGTCTGTCTGCATAGCATGTAAAGGAACTGTTTCAGCAAAGATACATTTGGGGATAAATGTCAAATCAAAAGGTGCTGAGCACGTTAAAATCGTTGGATTGGAAGATTTAGGGATAAAGGATATAGATGAAGTTATGAAAAGCATAGCAATCAAATATGCTGAGGAGATAGATAAGATTGAAAGAGATTTGAGAAAAACCTTGCCATTAAAATAA
- a CDS encoding permease yields MIEIAYKFVLNFWSFLNKMAVYIIIGLLIAGILKYFLPDDFIRKHLGNPNSTSVIKSVLFGIPLPICSCSVIPIGVSLKKSGASSASVLSFLIATPVTGIDSILVTYGVFGGIFTAFRVISSVFISLFAGILGNALIKENVDVKEKRRVRKRAKKKDIKTAIKEILSYSFNELLSPLAKPLLYGIILGAIISLIPIDISAYIDNLFLQYILVLLVSVPIYVCSISSIPIALSLLSIGFSPGSALIFLTAGPATNIVTITTIYKIFGKRALAIYLSSIILGSFLFAFLFDYFVGEIGVKTTIEAAHHLHISEIFAVILLILIIYHIIIQYNIK; encoded by the coding sequence ATGATAGAGATAGCATACAAATTTGTTTTAAATTTTTGGAGTTTTTTAAATAAAATGGCAGTTTATATAATAATTGGGCTTTTAATAGCTGGAATTCTTAAGTATTTTTTACCAGACGATTTCATTAGGAAACATCTCGGAAATCCCAACTCAACGTCAGTCATAAAAAGTGTTTTGTTTGGCATTCCTCTTCCAATATGTTCTTGTTCAGTAATTCCAATAGGTGTTTCTTTAAAAAAGAGCGGAGCTAGCTCTGCATCCGTCTTATCTTTTTTAATAGCCACTCCTGTAACCGGAATAGATTCAATACTTGTAACTTATGGAGTATTTGGAGGAATTTTCACAGCCTTTAGAGTTATATCATCTGTTTTTATATCCCTATTTGCTGGAATTTTGGGAAATGCTCTTATTAAAGAAAATGTAGATGTAAAAGAAAAAAGAAGGGTTAGGAAAAGGGCAAAAAAGAAAGATATAAAAACTGCCATTAAAGAAATTCTTAGTTATTCGTTTAACGAGCTTCTCTCACCATTAGCAAAGCCTTTATTGTATGGAATTATTCTTGGGGCCATAATTTCCCTAATTCCTATAGATATCTCAGCCTATATAGATAATTTGTTTCTACAGTATATTTTAGTTTTATTAGTCTCAGTTCCAATTTACGTTTGTTCAATCTCCTCAATCCCTATAGCTTTATCCCTTCTGTCAATTGGATTTTCCCCTGGCTCAGCATTGATATTCCTAACTGCTGGACCTGCAACAAATATTGTAACAATAACAACAATCTATAAAATATTTGGAAAAAGGGCGTTGGCAATTTATTTATCCAGCATAATACTTGGTAGCTTTTTATTTGCATTCTTATTTGATTATTTTGTAGGAGAGATTGGTGTTAAAACAACTATTGAAGCGGCTCATCATCTACATATAAGTGAGATATTTGCAGTTATCCTCCTGATATTGATAATATACCATATAATTATACAATATAACATAAAATAA
- a CDS encoding AIR synthase related protein produces MENFEYELNMAINHILETNYPRKAFWHFDDLIDDLKSGIKAGDDAVVIKDMVINMEGPYPLKLGAKTALIHTTCDVVAMGAKPKFALNVIQAKNEDEIKLAVDGLRRQSIGLGIPIIGGNTQTVEELKSCISVAVFGELIDENLIIRDGGAKEGDLLIMLGDPVEGDIGERVYKAKKKFDTYLEILENGIKVNACKDASRGGWLGNLLEMLIKAKKGAEIKSLPHPRATRYLGTYIIALPEEEYDKVLDIALKNKCPLVLFGRILEKPKLIVGTKEYISENKMLELIKKFPYKY; encoded by the coding sequence ATGGAAAATTTTGAATATGAACTAAATATGGCTATAAACCATATATTAGAAACAAATTATCCAAGAAAGGCGTTTTGGCATTTTGATGATTTAATTGATGATTTAAAGAGTGGAATCAAAGCTGGAGATGACGCAGTTGTTATAAAAGATATGGTTATTAATATGGAGGGGCCGTATCCTCTAAAATTAGGGGCTAAGACAGCTTTAATTCACACTACATGTGATGTTGTTGCAATGGGAGCTAAACCAAAATTTGCATTGAATGTAATTCAGGCAAAGAATGAAGATGAGATAAAATTGGCTGTTGATGGTTTAAGGAGGCAGAGTATTGGTTTAGGCATTCCAATAATTGGGGGGAATACACAGACAGTTGAAGAGCTAAAATCATGTATTTCAGTAGCTGTTTTTGGGGAGTTGATTGATGAAAATTTAATAATAAGGGATGGAGGAGCTAAAGAGGGGGATTTATTAATTATGCTCGGAGATCCAGTAGAGGGGGATATTGGAGAGAGGGTTTATAAGGCAAAGAAAAAATTTGACACATACTTAGAGATTTTAGAAAATGGAATAAAAGTAAATGCATGTAAAGATGCATCAAGAGGAGGATGGTTGGGAAATCTATTGGAGATGTTGATTAAAGCAAAAAAAGGAGCTGAAATAAAATCCCTCCCACATCCAAGGGCTACAAGATATTTAGGAACTTACATAATTGCTTTGCCAGAAGAGGAGTACGATAAGGTATTGGATATAGCATTAAAGAATAAATGTCCTTTAGTATTGTTTGGTAGAATATTGGAAAAACCAAAGCTGATTGTAGGCACAAAGGAATATATATCTGAAAATAAAATGTTAGAATTAATAAAGAAATTTCCATATAAATATTAA
- a CDS encoding methanogenesis marker 17 protein: MAEIIVHCEDKAGKEIYTKVIQTALEDLLLGKSIIRVEFIAKEKEPYFILGVLPKPTRKIIKLRDFAEIVEQKKEGDKIIYKLKITDETYVPYLLKKIHVIDQPSRFEIITDSDIDLDMDIYDTSKDFIEKVMDFMNRVFPEGMRIRNNYIDKAIVSIASERPIKPEENEEALKLKEKLETMNTAGYY; encoded by the coding sequence ATGGCTGAGATAATTGTTCATTGTGAAGATAAAGCTGGAAAAGAAATTTATACAAAAGTTATACAAACTGCATTGGAAGATTTGTTGTTAGGGAAGTCAATAATTAGAGTTGAATTCATTGCTAAAGAAAAGGAACCATATTTTATATTGGGAGTTTTACCAAAACCTACAAGAAAGATAATTAAGCTTAGAGATTTCGCTGAGATTGTTGAGCAGAAGAAAGAAGGGGATAAAATAATATATAAGTTAAAGATTACTGACGAGACCTATGTTCCATACCTATTGAAAAAAATACATGTTATAGACCAACCATCAAGGTTTGAAATTATCACAGATTCAGATATTGACTTAGATATGGACATCTACGATACAAGCAAGGATTTTATAGAGAAAGTAATGGATTTTATGAATAGAGTGTTTCCAGAAGGTATGAGAATTAGAAATAATTATATAGATAAGGCGATAGTTTCAATAGCCTCAGAAAGACCTATAAAGCCAGAAGAAAATGAAGAGGCTTTAAAATTAAAGGAAAAGTTGGAGACTATGAACACTGCTGGTTATTATTAA
- the fen gene encoding flap endonuclease-1 has product MGVQFGDYIPKKIISFEDLKGKKVAIDGMNALYQFLTSIRLKDGSPLRNRKGEITSAYNGVFYKTIHLLENDITPIWVFDGEPPKLKEKTRKFRKEMKEKAELKMKEAIEKEDFEEAAKYAKRVSYLTPKIVENCKYLLSLMGIPYVEAPSEGEAQASYMAKKGDVWAVVSQDYDALLYGAPRVVRNLTTTKEMPELIELNEVLEDLRISLDDLIDIAIFIGTDYNPGGVKGIGFKRAYELVRSGVAKEVLKKEVENYEEIRRIFKEPKVTDNYSLSLKLPNKEGIIKFLVDENDFNYERVKKHVDRLYSLIENKTKQKTLDAWFK; this is encoded by the coding sequence ATGGGAGTGCAATTTGGAGATTACATACCAAAAAAGATTATTTCTTTTGAAGATTTAAAAGGAAAAAAAGTTGCTATTGATGGAATGAATGCTTTATATCAATTTTTAACATCCATAAGGTTAAAGGATGGTTCTCCACTAAGAAATAGGAAGGGAGAAATAACCTCCGCATACAACGGAGTTTTTTATAAAACGATTCATTTGTTAGAGAATGACATAACACCAATATGGGTTTTTGACGGTGAGCCACCAAAGTTGAAGGAAAAAACAAGAAAATTTAGGAAAGAAATGAAAGAAAAGGCAGAACTTAAAATGAAAGAAGCTATTGAAAAAGAAGATTTTGAAGAAGCTGCCAAATATGCAAAGAGAGTTAGCTACTTAACTCCAAAAATCGTCGAAAATTGTAAATATCTATTAAGTTTGATGGGAATTCCTTACGTTGAAGCGCCTTCAGAAGGAGAGGCACAGGCAAGCTATATGGCAAAGAAAGGGGATGTTTGGGCTGTTGTAAGTCAAGATTACGATGCTTTGTTGTATGGAGCTCCAAGGGTCGTTAGAAATTTAACAACAACAAAAGAAATGCCAGAACTCATTGAACTTAATGAGGTTTTAGAAGATTTAAGGATTTCATTAGATGACTTAATTGACATAGCTATATTTATAGGAACTGACTATAATCCAGGAGGAGTTAAAGGTATTGGGTTTAAGAGGGCTTATGAACTCGTTAGAAGTGGAGTAGCTAAGGAAGTTTTGAAAAAGGAAGTTGAAAATTATGAAGAAATAAGGAGAATATTTAAAGAGCCAAAAGTTACTGACAACTACTCACTAAGCTTAAAACTTCCAAATAAAGAGGGAATCATTAAATTCTTAGTTGATGAAAATGATTTTAACTATGAAAGGGTTAAAAAACATGTAGATAGGCTATATAGCTTAATTGAAAATAAAACAAAACAAAAAACCTTAGATGCATGGTTTAAATAA
- a CDS encoding molybdopterin-dependent oxidoreductase, which produces MKVVHTICPGCSVGCEISLIVKDGKVFDGNSINDENCLQWKGYYKIIDHEKRLKKPLIKKNGEFVEATWNEALNLIAEKLKNYNPEDIVFIASGKCTNEDNYVLKKLAESLKAKIGHCICNSPKVDYSKISTTIDDIENAKNIIIIGDVFSEHALIGKKVVKAKEKGAKVTILNTVEKDILKLNGDEFIKVDDYSKIDLKYVDEETIIIINAPVGNIDEIIENAKAVNAKVLPVAKHCNTVGATLIGIPALNKDEYLELLKNSKFLYIMGENPALIDGNILKNVEFLVVQDIFLTETAKLADVVLPAACWAEKEGTFTNTERRVQKINKAVDPPGEALPDWIIIKKLSEKLGIDLGFKSLEDIQKEVIKMTT; this is translated from the coding sequence TTGAAAGTTGTACATACAATATGCCCAGGTTGTAGTGTGGGTTGCGAGATCAGCTTAATTGTTAAAGATGGTAAAGTTTTCGATGGAAATTCAATAAACGACGAAAACTGCTTGCAATGGAAAGGCTATTACAAAATAATAGATCATGAAAAAAGATTGAAAAAGCCATTAATTAAAAAGAATGGCGAGTTTGTTGAAGCTACATGGAATGAGGCATTAAACCTAATCGCAGAAAAATTAAAAAATTACAACCCTGAAGATATAGTTTTCATAGCTTCTGGAAAATGTACAAATGAAGACAACTATGTATTAAAAAAATTGGCAGAGAGTTTAAAAGCTAAAATTGGGCATTGCATCTGTAACTCTCCAAAAGTTGATTATTCCAAAATTTCAACAACTATTGACGATATTGAAAATGCAAAAAACATTATAATTATTGGTGATGTTTTCTCTGAACATGCATTAATTGGAAAAAAAGTTGTTAAAGCTAAAGAAAAAGGAGCTAAGGTAACAATTTTAAACACTGTGGAAAAAGATATCTTAAAATTAAACGGTGATGAGTTTATAAAGGTTGATGATTATTCAAAAATTGATTTAAAATATGTTGATGAAGAAACAATAATTATAATCAACGCTCCAGTAGGTAATATTGATGAAATTATTGAAAATGCAAAAGCAGTTAATGCCAAAGTTTTACCAGTTGCAAAACACTGTAATACTGTTGGAGCAACGTTAATTGGAATTCCAGCTTTAAATAAGGATGAATACCTCGAGTTATTAAAAAATTCAAAGTTCTTATATATAATGGGAGAAAATCCTGCTTTAATTGATGGCAATATATTAAAAAATGTTGAATTTTTAGTTGTTCAGGATATCTTTTTAACTGAAACTGCGAAATTGGCGGATGTTGTTCTTCCAGCGGCATGTTGGGCAGAAAAGGAAGGGACGTTTACAAACACTGAAAGGAGGGTTCAAAAAATAAACAAAGCTGTAGACCCTCCAGGAGAAGCTTTACCAGATTGGATAATAATTAAAAAGCTATCTGAAAAACTTGGAATTGATTTAGGATTTAAGTCGTTAGAAGATATCCAAAAAGAAGTTATTAAGATGACGACATGA
- a CDS encoding radical SAM protein has protein sequence MIILRNEICDKLEGIVKNLKFVRHCIGCEGINLDIENPHHHPSIELTQKCNLNCIYCYSRLKNVKRGIYGNLDEAEAVTISQYGEPLLDLEGVKKAIEFCKDLGSRVDLQTNGVFLNEEMIKEFKDLGLDLIMISLSSFSREKYKILTGKDYFERVLNNIKIASKYLHTIVRAIYIPRFNDNELLNLAKELNGYADEIMVHQLISYKENQDLLKNVGIGLSNLGKIRDLLLIVDELQKNAPKINVTIKGCLLVQLKEMDGFVLNNITYDVFSEVPDIKREYKPIPW, from the coding sequence ATGATAATTTTAAGAAATGAGATTTGCGATAAATTGGAAGGTATTGTTAAGAATTTAAAGTTTGTAAGGCATTGTATTGGTTGTGAGGGGATAAACTTAGATATAGAAAACCCTCATCACCATCCATCAATAGAATTGACACAAAAATGTAATTTAAACTGCATTTATTGCTATTCAAGATTAAAAAATGTAAAAAGAGGTATTTATGGAAATTTGGATGAGGCAGAGGCTGTTACCATATCCCAATATGGGGAGCCATTATTAGATTTGGAAGGGGTTAAAAAAGCAATAGAATTTTGTAAGGATTTAGGGTCGAGAGTTGATTTGCAAACAAATGGAGTTTTTCTAAATGAAGAGATGATAAAAGAATTTAAAGATTTAGGTTTGGATTTGATAATGATTAGTTTAAGCTCATTTAGCAGAGAAAAATATAAAATATTAACTGGAAAGGATTATTTTGAGAGAGTTTTAAATAACATAAAAATTGCCTCAAAGTATTTACATACCATCGTTAGAGCAATCTATATTCCTAGATTTAACGACAATGAGCTCTTAAATTTAGCTAAAGAACTTAATGGTTATGCTGACGAAATTATGGTTCATCAACTTATCTCCTATAAAGAAAATCAAGACCTCTTAAAAAATGTCGGCATAGGTTTAAGCAATTTAGGAAAAATTAGAGATTTGCTTTTAATAGTTGATGAGTTGCAAAAAAACGCTCCCAAAATTAATGTTACAATTAAAGGATGCCTATTAGTGCAATTAAAAGAAATGGATGGATTTGTCTTAAATAATATAACTTACGATGTTTTTTCTGAAGTTCCAGATATTAAGAGGGAGTATAAACCAATACCATGGTGA
- a CDS encoding methanogenesis marker 15 protein: MVKIALLTCGAEWSGVYHEIEKAAQKVGGELVFPEVDLSYIDEVEDRLGFKVGSANLKLMFARAMSIIEGNTDAEAVFIATCFRCAEGALVRNEVRKLIQQNTNLPVVMYSFTERTKASELLTRMEALTTIVERKSLLARKKQEGISLGIDSGSTTTKAVVMIDDEVAGTGWIYTKDVIESAKEAVDNALKEAGISLDQVETIGTTGYGRYTVGEYFKADLIQEELTVNSKGAAYLADKQEGEATVIDIGGMDNKAISLYDAIPDGFTMGGICAGASGRFFEITARRLGVSLQELGELAAKGDWRKINMNSYCIVFGIQDLVTALAEGAKAEDVAAAAAHSVAEQVFEQQLQEVDVRDPVILVGGSSLLKGLVVAMEEVLGRKIIVPRYSQLIGAVGAALLSSGFRYKKIKA; the protein is encoded by the coding sequence ATGGTAAAGATTGCCTTATTAACATGTGGAGCAGAGTGGAGTGGAGTCTATCACGAAATTGAAAAAGCAGCTCAAAAGGTTGGTGGAGAACTGGTTTTTCCTGAAGTTGATTTATCATATATTGATGAGGTTGAAGATAGATTAGGATTTAAAGTTGGCTCAGCCAATTTAAAGTTAATGTTTGCAAGGGCAATGTCGATTATTGAAGGAAATACCGATGCTGAGGCTGTATTTATAGCCACATGTTTCAGATGTGCCGAAGGAGCTTTAGTTAGGAATGAAGTTAGGAAGCTCATACAACAGAACACAAATCTACCGGTTGTTATGTATTCATTTACAGAGAGAACAAAAGCCTCTGAGTTATTAACAAGAATGGAGGCATTAACTACAATCGTTGAAAGAAAATCTTTATTGGCAAGAAAGAAACAGGAAGGAATAAGTTTAGGTATTGACAGTGGTTCAACAACGACAAAAGCTGTTGTTATGATAGATGACGAAGTTGCTGGAACAGGATGGATTTACACAAAGGATGTTATTGAATCTGCTAAAGAAGCTGTTGATAATGCATTAAAGGAGGCTGGCATATCATTAGACCAAGTTGAAACAATAGGAACTACAGGATATGGGAGATATACGGTTGGAGAATACTTCAAAGCTGATTTAATACAGGAGGAGTTGACAGTCAACTCAAAAGGAGCTGCTTATTTAGCAGATAAACAAGAGGGAGAGGCAACAGTTATTGATATTGGAGGGATGGACAACAAAGCTATCTCCCTATATGATGCGATTCCAGATGGATTTACAATGGGAGGAATCTGTGCTGGGGCAAGTGGTAGGTTCTTTGAAATTACTGCAAGAAGATTGGGAGTTTCCTTACAAGAGCTCGGAGAATTGGCAGCTAAAGGAGATTGGAGAAAAATAAATATGAACAGCTACTGTATTGTCTTTGGTATTCAGGATTTGGTTACTGCATTGGCTGAAGGGGCTAAGGCAGAGGATGTGGCCGCAGCAGCAGCTCACTCAGTTGCTGAGCAAGTGTTTGAGCAGCAATTGCAGGAGGTTGATGTTAGAGACCCAGTTATATTGGTTGGGGGAAGTAGTTTGTTGAAGGGTCTAGTTGTAGCTATGGAAGAAGTTTTAGGAAGGAAAATTATTGTTCCAAGATACTCACAATTAATTGGAGCTGTTGGAGCCGCTTTACTATCTTCAGGATTTAGATACAAGAAGATAAAGGCATAA
- a CDS encoding dihydroorotate dehydrogenase electron transfer subunit — translation MEKPIICKIKKVIEESPTVKTFVVDKDFDFKPGQFAMLWIPGVDEKPFGFSSKNSFSVARVGEFTKKMHELKEGDIIGVRGPYGTYFEPLGDKILAVAGGIGAAPIVTAVEEFSKQGIEITTILGARTKEELLFLDRFEKAGRLEICTDDGSCGFKGFTTEKMKEVLKEEKFDLIITCGPEVMMKKVVDIAKEYNIPVQISMERYMKCGIGICGQCCVDDEGLCVCKDGPVFWGDKLKFIKEFGKYKRDASGRRVFF, via the coding sequence ATGGAAAAACCAATTATTTGTAAAATAAAAAAAGTAATAGAAGAAAGTCCAACGGTAAAAACATTTGTAGTAGACAAAGATTTTGATTTTAAGCCTGGACAGTTTGCAATGCTTTGGATTCCGGGGGTTGATGAAAAGCCGTTTGGTTTCTCCTCAAAAAATAGTTTCAGTGTTGCAAGAGTTGGTGAATTTACAAAGAAAATGCATGAATTAAAAGAAGGAGATATAATTGGAGTTAGGGGGCCGTATGGAACCTATTTTGAACCATTAGGAGATAAAATCTTAGCTGTTGCTGGAGGTATTGGAGCTGCACCAATTGTTACAGCTGTTGAAGAATTTTCAAAACAGGGGATTGAGATAACAACCATATTAGGAGCAAGAACTAAAGAGGAGTTGTTATTTTTAGATAGATTTGAAAAAGCTGGTAGATTAGAGATTTGCACAGATGATGGGAGTTGTGGGTTTAAAGGATTTACAACTGAAAAGATGAAAGAAGTTTTAAAAGAGGAGAAGTTTGATTTAATTATAACATGTGGACCAGAGGTAATGATGAAAAAGGTTGTAGATATAGCCAAAGAATACAATATTCCAGTCCAAATTTCAATGGAGAGGTATATGAAGTGTGGTATAGGGATTTGCGGGCAGTGTTGTGTAGATGATGAAGGGCTCTGCGTTTGTAAAGATGGCCCTGTTTTTTGGGGAGATAAATTAAAGTTTATTAAAGAATTTGGTAAGTATAAGAGAGACGCAAGTGGGAGACGCGTATTTTTTTAA
- a CDS encoding double-cubane-cluster-containing anaerobic reductase, which yields MVELKAIEKLMQKFANRKEQLQKLKEEGRKVFGLFCAYVPIELILAANATPVGLCGGKNDTIPVAEEDLPRNLCPLIKSSYGFKKAKTCPYFEASDIVIGETTCEGKKKMFELMERMVPMHIMHLPHMKDEDSLKIWIKEVEKLKELVEKETGNKITEEKLKEAVDKVNKLRELFYKLYELRKNKPVPIKGLDVLKIFQFTYLLEIDDTIKILEELVKELEERVKKGEGYEGKRILITGCPMVAGNNKIVELIEEVRGVVVGEESCTGTRYFENFVEGYSIEDIAKRYFKIPCACRFKNDDRIENIKRLAKELDVDGVVYYTLQYCHTFNIEGAKVEEVLKEEGIPVIRIETDYSESDKEQLKTRLEAFIEMI from the coding sequence ATGGTGGAATTGAAGGCAATAGAGAAGTTAATGCAAAAATTTGCTAATAGAAAAGAACAGCTCCAAAAACTAAAAGAGGAAGGTAGGAAGGTATTTGGGCTTTTCTGTGCCTATGTTCCAATAGAGTTAATTTTAGCTGCAAATGCAACTCCTGTTGGTCTTTGTGGAGGTAAAAATGACACAATCCCAGTAGCAGAGGAAGATTTGCCAAGAAACCTCTGCCCTTTAATAAAATCATCCTATGGATTTAAGAAGGCAAAAACATGCCCTTACTTTGAGGCATCAGATATTGTTATTGGAGAAACCACTTGTGAAGGAAAGAAGAAAATGTTTGAATTAATGGAAAGAATGGTTCCAATGCATATAATGCACCTCCCTCACATGAAGGATGAGGATTCTTTAAAAATCTGGATTAAAGAAGTAGAAAAATTAAAAGAATTAGTTGAAAAAGAAACTGGAAATAAGATAACTGAAGAGAAATTAAAAGAGGCTGTAGATAAAGTAAATAAACTTAGAGAGTTGTTTTATAAGCTTTATGAGTTAAGAAAGAATAAACCAGTTCCAATTAAAGGATTGGATGTTTTAAAGATATTCCAGTTCACATACTTATTGGAGATTGATGATACAATAAAAATTTTGGAAGAATTAGTTAAAGAGTTGGAAGAGAGAGTTAAGAAAGGAGAGGGTTACGAAGGAAAGAGAATTTTAATAACTGGCTGTCCAATGGTTGCTGGAAACAACAAAATCGTTGAACTTATTGAAGAAGTTAGAGGGGTAGTTGTTGGAGAAGAGAGCTGTACAGGAACAAGGTACTTTGAAAACTTCGTTGAAGGTTATAGTATAGAGGATATAGCAAAAAGATACTTCAAAATCCCATGTGCCTGTAGGTTTAAAAATGATGATAGGATAGAAAATATAAAGAGATTGGCTAAAGAGTTGGATGTTGATGGAGTAGTTTACTACACATTACAATACTGCCATACATTCAACATTGAAGGGGCTAAAGTAGAGGAAGTGTTAAAAGAAGAAGGAATTCCAGTTATAAGGATTGAAACTGATTATTCTGAAAGTGATAAGGAGCAGTTAAAAACAAGATTGGAAGCATTTATTGAGATGATTTAA